In Vigna unguiculata cultivar IT97K-499-35 chromosome 3, ASM411807v1, whole genome shotgun sequence, a single genomic region encodes these proteins:
- the LOC114179051 gene encoding U-box domain-containing protein 26-like — MPGSLEPLDLEVHIPYHFRCPISLELMRDPVTVCTGQTYDRPSIESWVTAGNTTCPVTRATLTDFTLIPNHTLRRLIQDWCVANRAFGVERIPTPKQPADPALVRSLLNQTSSESAPTHLRLSSLRRLRQLARDSDKNRSLISSHNVRQILLPIIFSGADELKHESLALLVLFPLAESDCAALASDSDKVSYLSRLLSHSSLEVRVNSAALIEIVVAGTHSPELRAQVSDVDEIYDGVVDLLRSPISYPRALKIGIKALFALCLVKQTRHKAVAAGAPAVLVDRLADFEKCDAERALATVELLCRIPTGCAAFASHALTVPMLVKIILKISDRATEYAAGALLSLCSESERCQREAVTAGVLTQLLLLVQSDCTERAKRKAQMLLKLLRDSWPQDCIGNSDDFACSQVVVVPF; from the coding sequence ATGCCTGGAAGTTTAGAACCCTTGGATTTGGAGGTTCACATACCCTACCACTTCAGATGCCCAATCTCGCTGGAACTCATGAGAGACCCAGTCACCGTCTGCACCGGTCAGACCTACGACCGACCCAGCATCGAGTCCTGGGTTACCGCCGGTAACACAACCTGTCCCGTCACACGTGCCACTCTCACCGACTTCACCCTAATCCCCAACCACACCCTCCGCCGCCTAATCCAGGACTGGTGCGTTGCTAACCGCGCTTTCGGTGTCGAGCGAATCCCCACTCCCAAACAGCCCGCAGACCCGGCCCTGGTTCGCTCCCTTCTCAACCAAACATCCTCCGAATCCGCTCCAACTCACCTTCGTCTCTCCTCTCTCCGACGACTCAGACAACTTGCGCGCGACTCCGACAAGAACCGCTCCCTCATTTCCTCTCACAACGTCCGCCAGATCCTTCTCCCTATCATTTTCAGCGGTGCGGACGAGTTGAAGCACGAGTCGCTCGCCCTACTCGTTTTGTTCCCGCTCGCCGAGTCCGATTGCGCCGCTCTCGCATCCGACTCCGACAAGGTTAGTTATCTCTCGCGGTTGCTCTCGCACAGCTCGCTTGAAGTCCGAGTCAACTCGGCCGCGTTGATTGAGATCGTCGTCGCCGGGACGCACTCGCCGGAGCTCCGTGCACAGGTGAGCGATGTTGACGAAATCTATGACGGAGTCGTGGACCTGCTCCGCAGCCCGATCTCGTACCCGCGCGCGCTCAAGATCGGGATCAAGGCTTTGTTCGCGCTGTGCTTGGTGAAGCAGACACGGCACAAGGCGGTGGCCGCTGGTGCACCAGCGGTTCTCGTTGATAGGCTCGCGGACTTCGAGAAATGCGACGCGGAGAGGGCGCTCGCCACGGTGGAGCTCCTCTGCAGGATTCCCACGGGATGTGCCGCGTTCGCTAGCCATGCACTGACGGTGCCGATGCTGGTGAAGATAATACTGAAGATATCGGACCGCGCGACGGAGTACGCAGCCGGAGCGTTGCTGTCGTTGTGCTCCGAATCGGAGCGGTGCCAGAGAGAGGCGGTGACGGCGGGGGTGTTGACCCAGCTTCTACTTCTGGTGCAGAGCGATTGCACGGAGAGAGCTAAGAGGAAGGCCCAGATGTTGCTGAAGCTTCTTCGGGATTCGTGGCCGCAGGATTGCATCGGAAATTCTGACGATTTTGCATGCAGCCAGGTTGTTGTGGTTCCCTTctga